TGCAGGCAATAGTAAGGATGGGACCAAATGGCTATTGTGCTACTATAAAGGTATAAAGAATACTATAAAGGTATTCTGACCGCTCACGCTGACCTGTTTGTCTGGGTCTGATTGCAGTTAAAAGCTTCTATGAGATCAGAGTCTTTGGGGTAGTCAAAATGAGCACTTCCTGCATTTCCAAAAGTGGACAAtctgaaaaaaggaagaaaaaaatcataaAGAATGCATTAACTCTGCAAACTGCTTTGTACTAAAATGGTAAACCCCCCACAAATTGTGGACTAGCAAATTAAAACTGTGGTGCTATGtgcatttacttggaagtaaaccccactgaactcTAGGATGGGTAATGTAGGCTCATGCCAAAGGGATGCAATCCTAAAACACAAACTACCAGCCAATAAGTTCCACTCAATCCAGTGAGatgtgtttttaatatatttgctTAGCATTGTGTTGAATGAACTTTAGACATGATGCTATTCATTCCTGCTCAAGGGCTCGGAAGCttgaggaaaacacacacacaatgattcaatcCAGTTTCAGAGTATAAAGGATGCTCAGACATGTGTAGTTGTAACATAACTTTAGTAGAATGCATGTTATGTATATCTGCTGGTGTCAGATCTGCTGGAGAAACAGTTTGGTGGGTGGGTGTATTATCAGCTAGCTCTTCCTTGCTGGTAGGAGGATTTCAAACAGACAGCAAGACACCACCTCAGTCAGGCAAGAGGAAGTTAACAATTCAGAAACACACTTTCTATAATAGCAGTATAGATAAGAGAGCAAATAATGTGCACACGAAACCAAATGGTAAACGTATTGCAGCGTTTGTCACTGTAATGTCCAAAGTCACCCTAAgatcacattatttatttactctgaAACAGTCCTAATGACTACTCCAAAGAAAAGGTGCTGCCCTCAGACTCACAGAAGTTAAATGGGGAACTCAATGAACAGCCATGTTCATGGAGACGGGGGACTTGAATACAGTCCTCCCCAGGCCCCAGCTGAGTTCTCTATCCACTGATGCGGCAGAAGAAGGCTGGAGCTACAAATCAAATCACTGGGCGATCTTACTCAAGACTGTCTGCCCTGACTGGTTGTAGCTCATCAAGGCAGACTGGTTTTCCCACTGATGTGGCTTTTGAGAGCCTTTTAGATTACAGGGACATTCCGTGTACAAAGCTGCTTTGGATGCTAAACGTCAAGGGTGCACAGAAGATCACTCAGAAGTGATTAATCACTCTCCAAGCAACTAAAAGCAGTGCTTTGCCCCTCCCCCAGAGCTGCTGTAATCACTTTCTCATCCttccatttaaatatttatatttaaatgtatatactgcccttcaggacatgttaacacccactcaaagcggtttacaaagtgtgttattattatcctcaggacaatcaccctgtgaggtgggtgggtctgagagagctctggaagagctgtgactgacccaaggtcacccagctggcttcaagtggaggagtggggaaccaaacctagctctccagattagagtcctgcagctcttaaccactacaccaaactggcagcagcttctCACCTCATTCACACTCACCTGAAGGCTAATGAGGCACATGCTCTCACACACCTTTGCTCTGTACAGGAAAGGAGTGAGCTCATCAAAGCTGCTGTTTGCTTCTTCCAGGAAAAACATTAGAGGTAACCATATATTTTTGCCCTGCGGGGCAATTTTCAGTTTGGGATGAAGGAGGTGTTTTGCTTTGGGAAAGCTCCAGAGAAAATGTTTCCCCGTACGAGCACCACAGACCTTGTGTGAAATGCTGTAATTTTTGAGCCAGTTATCACTGCTTGAGGCTTCACCCACAGAGCTGTTATTCTATGACTGGTAACTTTCAAGACTATTTCAAAAAAATAAGCAGTTCCCTAAAACACAAAATCTGCCCTCCCTTGCTATACATATACTAGAATAAGGCAGGGGTATAATTAATCAATTTAGACAACAACACTGATTTGCGGACCCACCTTTAGGACAAATCAATTTACGCTTAAAACTTGCACTAATTATTCTATACCTTATTAAAATATTACTAACCATGATTaccagaattgggggggggggggttatccaATACCTAAAATAAGGCTTGTCTGGAGACATTGTAATCTGTAGTGCCTCGCTGGTCATATCTAGTTCAGAAAATGCCTCCCTCAGCCCTTCCGATTTCAGGATAATTTTGTTCACAACATTCGTGCTGCAGAAATCAAAATCGAGTATCTCTTCAGGCTCTTGAGTGTTGATTTTACACACAGTTACCACACCCCCTTCCTCCAGGAAGAGGGTCAAGGGATAACCGTATCCCTGGTAGCACATCCGAAGGGCGGTCTGAGTTCCTGAAACAGGAACAGAAAGTTAGAAAGCATCGTCTACAATGCTGCAGTTCTAAGATTCTCAGGAGCTATTTCTTGACCAACCAATTTATACAGTGCCAAGAAGTTTGTAGTgaagatatatatataaaatgcacTAATGAAAGAGGCAGTTCCAAccccattgttctctggccattGAAGATCCATCTGACCTTTTCTGTAAGAAGAGACAGGCTTCGGCACACAGTGGCGTCTCCGTTCTATTCTGGTAACACACACAGTTAGGCAGTACCTGGCAAGGAGCTTGTACCGAAGATAGTCAAGCAGTCTAAAAGAACAGACAGATTGATTCTGAACGTCACGGATTCCTCCTGCACCGCAAATTCTTGGAAAATTCCTGCCTGTACATTTGAAAGACAGAAAACAGAAGCTGAAAAACTATGAGGCAACAGTGCTAGtacagaactacaattcccaacaTTCATTGGAAGGGACGCCATGACCGTTAAACTGGTGATGTAGATCAGTCCTTAGAACCGAAGACTACAAATCCGTTAAACATACTGATTGGGAAGTAACTGCCACAGAGCTAAGTGGGGTTTGCTCCTAAGAAGGCTAACATAGGGCTAAACTACAGGTCAGTTTGATAGGACAAAGGTGAAGGAACAGAGCAGTtctgtctactcagaagtaagccccatgttattcaatagggcttatctCCAGGAAAGTATCCTTAGGCCTGCAGCCTAAGAGCTTTACAGAAAGGATTAGCGAGGATCAGGTGGAGACTTTTAGAAGAAGGAACAGAAGCAGCAAGGCTATGACAGTGAAGTCAACTTTCCATTTCTTGGCACTGTAGTATTTGGTACCAGCATTTGCTTCTTTTACCGTAACTCTGTACAATACATTGAGTGTAATCTCCCCCCGTCCATCACATGGGCGAATAGTGCCACCAGCACCCCCCCTTTGGCAGAAGGTGAGAGAACAGAGGAAGGGAACCTCTCCCAAACAGCGCTTTATGCTTGAGCAAAGGGGCTTCAAGAAAGGGTGACTACGGGGCAGActgtcccccttcctccccccaaccaCTGATTgtaaggggcaggggagagagaaatCACTGACATTAAAGACGGACATGTATCAAACGTCAGGCACAGCCCACTGGCTCACCATCTCACACACCTCCTGCTTTAGCAGAAACGCTATTGAAGTGTTTGCAGTACTTTGATTTATTTTCCACCAGGGGGAGGTGTAGTAATCAGTGTGAAGAAagacagcatggtgcagtggttacagtGTATGATCTGGGAGAGTTGCTctaacatggaagcttgctgggtgaccttgggccagttacacaacCTATCctacacatgaagttgccttacactGACAAAGTCCATTGGTCTATAAAGATTAGTatcgtctactctgactagcagtggctctccggggtctcaagcAAACGTTTTCCCCATCACCTCCTATCTattgcttttaactggagatgcttgggattgaacctgggaccttctgtatgcaaagcagaggctctcccACAAAGCCATGGACCCTTCCCTGccacaacctacctcacaaggttattatgaaagcaaacagaaaaagggagaatgttgtaagccaccaaTGGTCCCAAtggagggagaaaagtggggtgtaaatgatgtaaataaataaccaaGTGGCAGCCCATCAAAGCAAccagaaatgaaagtggcaatGGCTGGAAGACAAGAAAGGCAAAGGAGCATGCCATGCACAGCATTTTATTGttgaactttccttttttttttttttgcaggcacTGGATGCATCCAACCAAGGTTTCTGCTTCCAAATAAGGGAGGAAGTGGGGAGGGCCTTTCTTGACCATACACACAAAAGCCATGTGATCAGAGGCTGTACTATGGAGAGGAATGGGTCCAGAATCCAGATTGAGTTTAAAAAGCTGGATGAATCCGACTTCATTTCCTCTTACAGAAACTGATTTCAACTAAAAGAAATACATTTCTTTGTCCAATGAAGAGAATGAACATATTACCCTCTAACCTGAATAAAAGCGTTTGCCTGAAGACACTTTGAATTTTCCACCGTCACCTTGAGTCCATTCGTAGTTGCGAAACAAGTAGCATGGTCCTTAAAATGGATGGCTTTCAGGATATTCGAGAGATTTCGGACATTGTCAAGATTGGCAGCCAAGACGTATTGCTCTTCTCCAGTTTCTGCTTGGGTAGAGAGAGGCATGGCTTCGCAGACCTCCGTCCCCCCGCACTTCCTCCTACAATGGCAGAAAGAAAGGAGTCTAGCAAGTGCTAAAGGAGACCCATAGaggtttaaaatggaaatgtCATGTATTAATGCATTTGAAGAAGACAGAAGCAAGCAGGTTTGGTATTCCCTCTCATAAAGATGTAGCtttaaggaaggaaggggaaatgttGAGGGATTTTCTTGTAAGTGCAAAGCTTCAGTTTCCAATCCCCTATAAGTGTAATTGTCTGACAAGGCCATGATAGAAGTGAGTCTTGCCTGCCCTGTTCTCAGTGCCCGTTCACTCACAGGACGGACTGCTACAGACAAGCTAACATGGttgcccatcttgatctttcaCCCATATTCATACTTCCACTCTCCTTTAGAAATTACGTTGTAGGGAAAGGTGAAGGGACAGGGAGGTGTGTTGAGTTAACAACAGACATGACTGCAAGAAAACCTTGGATGTTGTAGCCTTATTTCTTATTATCGCTCTTACCAGCTCACTAGTTTTCCAGAGGACAACAAGAGGTGCCAAAGGAGAGTTAACTGTCAGCCTTTTATAATTTATGTGACCTGCCAACTTTTAGAAATTACTGCTAACTCTTCAGAATTTTACTGACTCAACCTTGTCTGTTTTGTGTAGACTATCTTGCTAGTGTAAACAATTttcactttgattctgggtataAAAAGATATGTGTGGGTGCTATTGACTTTGGCTAAAGTGCATCAGTTTATTCAAATGTTTTCCCCAATAAACTTTTATTGCCAATTATTATCTGCTTGGTTTAATTTAGAGGCTAAAGTCTTGGAAGGGGACTGGACACCCAAAATTCGGATTTTGTGGGAGAATTCCCCTCACAGAAAACTAAGAACACCATGACAGAAATTCAGCAGGGGCACCTACTCTAAGGGTGGGAACAGCTGCACTGGTTGAACTTCCACCTGCCATCAAAGTCGTCCAAGCTGTAGCTCTAAAAACTCACCGAAGAAGGGGGAACGCTTCAGCCCATCCAAAGCAGCTACAAGAACTACCCTACAGCTTCATGAGTTATCACAACAGCCATGAATACCCCTGTCCTTCACAGAGTGGTACACAAatggataaaaaaagaaaagcttccgTTGGCCACGGGACCCGGGGGGGGGGTCACCGTCCCAGGGCATCTCTAGGGAGTGCAGCATTTGCCACCAGCTCTATTACCGCATCATTTTTAGCATGGAAGCGCCCGTAAGAACTTCATTTGGGATTTTAGGTTGTCGGgagtgtggagtttggggagggaagggaccttcgTGGGGTATAATAGCGCCCACCCTCTAAACCCGTcgttttctccaggtaaactgattgctgtggcctggagatcagttgtaattccgggagatctccaggccccacctggaggctggcaacccagtgCCTTATCGATAGAGTCGTTCGGCTAGATCGGTATTTCCTACCTGCTCTTTTTGCCCCGTACCCTTCCAAGCAACGCTTCCGGTTTTGAATTGATCTGATTTTTCCCGCTGCCGTTTTTCCTGCGAGAGCTTCGCCATAGATACGGAAAGCCGGAAGTTTTGGGCTTCTAGTTGTCTATGGTTTAGCCCTCCGCAGGCGCTTCCGGGAATCACCATAGAGAAGGCAGCTTGCCAGAGAGGCTTCCGCCCCGAGAGGGAAGGCGGTGCTGTTGCCGGTGTCGTGCGCGCAAGATGGCGGCGGCCAAGAGGCAGCGTGGAGCCGGGCCGGGCCCCAAGAAGAAACGCGCCAAGAGGGATACgagggcgggggaagggaaaGAGCCGTCTTCGGCAGCCGAGGCGGGGTCTGAGGAGCACCGCGTTCCGCCGCCTGTCTCGCAGGTGAGGCCCAGCTACTGCGTTTGGCTCAGGAATGAGGAAAGAGTGTGTCTGAGCGTGTGCAGAGGGCGCCTCTTATAAGACGAGCGAGCGGGGCTGGTCTTAGTCGGCTTTGTATTTTGATGAAGTATTTCTCTTGTCTAGTGAAGGTcggagaatagggttgccagctttggtttaggaaattcttggatTTTGGGGGGTTAAGCTTGGGTTTGGGGAGGATAGAGACCGCtctagggtataatgctatatcccctcccccatccaaagcagccgttttctccaggggaactgatctctggagatcagctgtaatttcaggtGATTTCCaaccccgcctggaggttggcaaccctactttgtatCCTTTTTTTGCGTTTTTCTTTCGCCAGGGCCTGAGAAACACGTAAATAGCTCAGGTAGCAATGCTGatcttttaataacaacaacaacaacaacattcaatttatattccgcctttcaggatgacttaacatccactcagagcggtttacaaagtatgccattattattcccacaacaaaacatcctgtaaggtgggtggggctgagagagctccagagaactgtgactagcccaaggtcacccagccggcttcgtggaggagtggggaatcaaacccggctctccagattagagtcccacgctcttaaccactataccaaactggctctcataacaTTGTGACTCATAACATTctgtcctcctccattttattctcacaacaaccctgtcaggttgGTTAGGCTAGAAATTTGTGATTGGCCCAGTCATACAgcaagctaccatggcagagtggagtttCAAACTGAGGTCTCCTAGATCCATGTCCAACATTTTAACCACCACATCATGCCAGCTCTTTTGTATCAATTACAGGGGTTTCTTTGGGTGAAAGAACTGAAGGGTCATGCACCTGATAGTTAGAATTTGTTTTTGTACAGTAGTAAATGCTTGAttggttttctttttcaaaattaaaAGGGTTTATTTATGGAACTTTTCTGTTGTGCTGCTATTTTATTAGAACTTGCAGTTGTTGAGTTATTTACAGTTTAACTGTAACCTAGAATTACTCCCTTCTGAATCTGTTAAAGCCAATGGGCTTAAAGGaggtaactctctttaggatggtGCTGTTAGTGGCTGACATGGTCTGATTTTCACCCTATTCATATTCAACTATGTATATTTCAGGGCAAATGGAAGAACAAAGAGAGAGTGCTCATTTTTTCTTCCAGAGGAATAAATTTTAGGACCAGACATCTAATGAAGGACTTGCGAACACTGATGCCCCATTCTAAA
This genomic window from Eublepharis macularius isolate TG4126 chromosome 8, MPM_Emac_v1.0, whole genome shotgun sequence contains:
- the RAD1 gene encoding cell cycle checkpoint protein RAD1 isoform X1, with amino-acid sequence MGNHVSLSVAVRPVSERALRTGQARLTSIMALSDNYTYRGLETEALHLQENPSTFPLPSLKLHLYEREYQTCLLLSSSNALIHDISILNLYGSPLALARLLSFCHCRRKCGGTEVCEAMPLSTQAETGEEQYVLAANLDNVRNLSNILKAIHFKDHATCFATTNGLKVTVENSKCLQANAFIQAGIFQEFAVQEESVTFRINLSVLLDCLTIFGTSSLPGTQTALRMCYQGYGYPLTLFLEEGGVVTVCKINTQEPEEILDFDFCSTNVVNKIILKSEGLREAFSELDMTSEALQITMSPDKPYFRLSTFGNAGSAHFDYPKDSDLIEAFNCNQTQTNRYKISLLKPSTKALALSCKASIRTDNRGFLSLQYMIRNEDGQICFVEYYCCPDEDVTEAEM
- the RAD1 gene encoding cell cycle checkpoint protein RAD1 isoform X3, with amino-acid sequence MPLSTQAETGEEQYVLAANLDNVRNLSNILKAIHFKDHATCFATTNGLKVTVENSKCLQANAFIQAGIFQEFAVQEESVTFRINLSVLLDCLTIFGTSSLPGTQTALRMCYQGYGYPLTLFLEEGGVVTVCKINTQEPEEILDFDFCSTNVVNKIILKSEGLREAFSELDMTSEALQITMSPDKPYFRLSTFGNAGSAHFDYPKDSDLIEAFNCNQTQTNRYKISLLKPSTKALALSCKASIRTDNRGFLSLQYMIRNEDGQICFVEYYCCPDEDVTEAEM
- the RAD1 gene encoding cell cycle checkpoint protein RAD1 isoform X2; the protein is MGNHVSLSVAVRPVSERALRTGQARLTSIMALSDNYTYRGLETEALHLQENPSTFPLPSLKLHLYEREYQTCLLLSSSNALIHDISILNLYGSPLALARLLSFCHCRRKCGGTEVCEAMPLSTQAETGEEQYVLAANLDNVRNLSNILKAIHFKDHATCFATTNGLKVTVENSKCLQANAFIQAGIFQEFAVQEESVTFRINLSVLLDCLTIFGTSSLPGTQTALRMCYQGYGYPLTLFLEEGGVVTVCKINTQEPEEILDFDFCSTNVVNKIILKSEGLREAFSELDMTSEALQITMSPDKPYFRYKISLLKPSTKALALSCKASIRTDNRGFLSLQYMIRNEDGQICFVEYYCCPDEDVTEAEM